The Rhipicephalus sanguineus isolate Rsan-2018 chromosome 10, BIME_Rsan_1.4, whole genome shotgun sequence genome segment TATTTCGCTCTATTAGCATTGTGCCAAAGTGTGATGACGTGCACTAAGAGGTTTTCGTCAACTTTGTTTTAACAAACTTTTCAGACACCACCACAGGTGGTTTTTTATCATTACGTATATTACGTCTTATACAATTAATACGCCTAAGTCGATCAATCGTAACAGTTTCATTGACTGCCTACACTGCAGCTTCATTAAACCTTTTGCTGTGAGATCGGTGGCGACTCATTCCTAGATTTTACAAATTTCAGGAAGTGGTCGTAGAGTTCTTTCACAGCTGCCGTACAGTCCAACGATATGCGATGTCCACCGAATAGCACCGTCGCATACATTAGCCTGTCAACCTTCTTCAAATAGCCAAGGAGACCCAGCGAAGGCTTGTTATTTCGATACCAAGGCACGCGTTGAGCTTCCTTGAACATTTCGGACCCGCGCCACTGCAACATCCTGAAAGACTCGTAGATTTTAACCGCCGGAAATAACGCGTCCAGCTGAGCAGTGTAGAACAGAACGGCCGTTCTGTTGAGAACGCCTTCAAATATCTCCCGTTGGTCCTCGAAAAAATCGTTCAACGTCAGCTGCTTCGCTAAGTCTAGTCTCGTGCCATCTAGGATCCTGGAAGTATTAACGTGGATCCTCTGCTTGAAATCCCACCTGTTTGCGTAAACGTAGTACGCTACAACTTCCCTCCGTTTTTGAGGGCTTATGATGCTAGCATGGTCAAGAAATCCTGTGAGATTTGAAAATAAAGTTTGCTCGCCCTCGAACCCCAAGTTAAAAACTGTTTTGCTCAGAAGTCCGGCAGCGTTTAAGCACTGCTTCGAAGCAACTAGCTTCTGGATCATGGAAAACCTTCCAGAAAATAGCTCGCGGCCACCATTATCCAGTAGTCCGCTACAGTAGAGGAAGTCGGCTGAGTTGATAATTTGCAGTAACGGGAATAGAAATGGGACCCCAAGCATCACACCCATGAAGCGCAGAGGAAGTTCCTCCGGTGTTCGGGTCAATACTCTGCTTGCCATTCCAACCGCTGACCTTGCTGTAAGGAAAGAAAAGGCGTGGAAATGATGAAGCACACGATGAAATTGAAAGGAATCCATTAGCGAGTTTTACACTTGCCATCTTTGAGCAAACAAAAGACATTTGCAGACTCAAAGCCTCACACACTTCTTGCCTTCTCTTTTGCGAAGCTATATGGGCAGCAAATATATCGCTAGTTCACGCGGTCATGTCGTTTAGGCAATGTTACTTCTTAAATAATAATCCCCGAATGATTCCAGTTTCCCGTAAAAGTCGCTCTTTAACATAAAGAAGACATAAAATGACAAATACCCGCTGCAAGAAAACTGTTTTAAATTGTTGGAAACTTAGGCTCTAGAGGGGAACAAATTACTTGTTATCACTTGCGATAACATCGTAGTCCAATTTTATATTATGTTTGTCGTAATACAGTGAATGTGAGGAACCAGAGAGTACGAAAGTCGGAGTCACGACTTGAGCCCTTGAATGAGCCCCGAAAGAATCTAGTGACACGCAAAGTACAGTAACTGCGGAGGCAACAGTTGTGGGCCATGGAAATCTGTCTTGCAGATCAAACGCGCCGGCTACATACGCATGACTAATCATACATTCCCGCTATTCACTGGTGATAGCGTGCCTTCTGGGACATACACCGCTACACGCAAGTATTTCGCTACGTAATGGGCAGAAACGTTCGACGTGTTACAACTCAGGAAGGCGGTTCTTGCATCAAGCTATAGCCTAGTGATTACTCTAGCCGATGAGATGAGTCACCACAAAACCTTCATGTGCGCCGACATCTAGATGCGAAAAACCAGCGAAAACTAAAAACAAGATCGAAGAAAGCACATTCAATCACACTCCGTCGCAGGCGACGGTGTGTGATTTAATGtgccttcttcgtccttgtttcgAGTTTTCTCTGGTTTTTCACATCTCAACACGAACGAACCGGCCCAGCTTTCCATGCGCCGATATTTACAGCTCCGAATTAAAGAACATCTGCTTGTAAGATTGAAGTTGTACATCATCACAAACGTCTTGCACTAATATACATGGAAGGTGTTACCTCCGTAGGATTCTCCCGCGACGTAAAAGTCCCTGCCCTTGTACTCGTGAAAAATTCTCAAGAAGCGTCTCATGAACCTCATAAGGTGAACGGAAACTTCCTCTAGCGACGACGGGTATTTCTCGTGTCTGTCGAAGCTGTATCCCGCTCCTACAGGCTGGTCCAGGTATATGATGTTAAACTGCTTGAGAAGGGTGTGTCGCCTCTTGTAAAGAGTCCCTAATACAGTCATTCCGAGAGGGCCATTCTCGAGGAACTGTCCATAGAGTGCAGACTTCCCGGGTCCACCTTGCAACCACAAGAGAAGAGGCTTCTTATTGGCGTTTTTCTGTGCGAAGAAACAAACGTGATAGATAATTCAAACATGACTGCAGCTAGCACAACAAAACAGATGGCTACTCAAGATGAAAGTATATAATTTGTGTTACGGGGTTAAACTTGAGCAACATTGACCCACTGAATATATATAATGTAATATTTATGTCTCTTAGAGTAGATGCCCGGGCACATACCACACAGACAGCAGCAATGTTGCGATATCAACAGATATCAAAGCTTAAAACTGCTTTTCAGTAAGTTCATCTCTGTGGCATATAAGTAATCGAGGTGTCCCTGACACAGCCTGGACATTTTCTTTTGATCAGAAACGCCTCCATAAGCTCGCGTGCTGTTTCGTTGCCACTGAATAAGAATGGAGATGTGGGTGAGTTGGTTTATGTTCATGGTGAAAATGAGCAGCGCGAAGCACAGAAGTGCAGATATACAGGAAAGGGAGGACTGCAGGATTGCAAGAATCACCATCCTCCTTTCTTGTCTTAATTATTGGAATGCTGCCTCAGGCGGTCGTATAAACGGCGATATATTGATTCCTTAAAATATTTGCCGCAGATGAGATATATTTCTTAGACGACACCGAAGGCAGAACGCACACGGTGCTTGACATGCTTTTCCAAGGCGTCTTTCTTCTCACTAACCGTGATACGACGGCGCTGTAgcggcaattattattattactgttgttATAATTATTacttaagccgaaagccttatatgcctcactaaacacgaaatttgaccatcggcgtcccgcgtcgtcagCGGTGACTCGCGTGCTGCGGCGtcgggacgagtggtgcaaaaaatcatcatcacctgatgacgtcagcatatgacgtcacagataagaAAAgtttctgacgtcatcatgacctcacaaATTCTGACGTGACGtgatgtgacgtaacgccacataatgccgttgtagcgccctctttgggcggcaaacaaaaccggagagcgcgcgacctcaagacaagaaaataaagacgacacttcgcagtggcacgtgaagccacggctcgcgttccctgcgggcgtcgattctggtcatgGATTCCTTCATGATTCTAGTTCAACCGTCTCGTTCCTtctctcctgtggcataagcctacaccatcatcacatgacatcgtggcttggacacaggtgggctgatcacggaggcagtgcaaaagcagatgaggtgcttccgatcctggaggcagtgcgaaactacgctaggtgcacaaagctttcggagggtggcggggcaggataaatacatctagggagcctacatggcCGTCCTTTTATGTAGGCTCCATAATACATCGgcttcgaagaaaaagaagataggtttcaccttcgagtcgtcttttgtgaatgcacaagggaccatgcgatttttattattttatttgcatgcaCATGGAAAcagaggaaagagggagagagcaggctgacaatAGCCACCTACTCTTTCAGAAGGAAGGGAGAGATAgtggaaaggaagataggaggagagaaaaatGAAAAGAGGTGGGGTGCACTTAGATTCAAGCAATTTATATTCTTTAATCAGCAATGCCCGCTGCGTAACGAGGGCGGGACAGTCTagtataagatgctcaagtgtttcacatgagccacaaTATGCGCACAACAGACTGCCCACACGTGCTTCACGGTATAAGCGTCCGCGCACCAACGCACAGTCAATTCTTAGCTCATATAAGAGCGCTCTGGAACGACGTGCTTTCGGAGCGAGAAAACCCACAGGAACGCCGTAGCTGGTAACCACGTTCTTTAAGTTGTGGCTGACTGTGCATGTGTGGCCCAACCTTGGGGCTAGCATCGCCCGCTACTGTATTGTCTGAGCGGCGAGCCATTGTCAAGCTACACTTCACAATTGCAAGCTATGATCTCGCTACGGCATGCACAAGTGTTTGAGGGAAGCCGGCTTTTAAGAGACCGTTGCACTACCCTGCACCCCTGCACCCTGTTAGTGCAACACTTCCGCAGTGCCGACGCAAAGCAAAGTGAAGCCACGACGCGTTTCACAACCTTCGACTGGGCTGAGTATTAAGGAGGCAATTATTTTTTCGCGCGCGGTATGTGGCAAAACAAACATGACGAGTTAACAACTTCAACCAAACGTGGAGACACCGCAATGTGTTCTGAACAGGTAGTTCAAATGTGATAGACAGTACCTGTCCACATTGTCAAAATTGAGTAATATCCAGTTAATCCGGTCTTTATAAGG includes the following:
- the LOC119372061 gene encoding probable serine carboxypeptidase CPVL isoform X2 codes for the protein MALAGVPCITTAILVWALTIAACRCCDSEAKRSKPPCPTFRKKDKHSEDLLLHPTNDHISKESLDKMRQASRVCLPCPGRNIEAYSGFIPVDSGEDESYSSYLFFLHIKSEKNANKKPLLLWLQGGPGKSALYGQFLENGPLGMTVLGTLYKRRHTLLKQFNIIYLDQPVGAGYSFDRHEKYPSSLEEVSVHLMRFMRRFLRIFHEYKGRDFYVAGESYGARSAVGMASRVLTRTPEELPLRFMGVMLGVPFLFPLLQIINSADFLYCSGLLDNGGRELFSGRFSMIQKLVASKQCLNAAGLLSKTVFNLGFEGEQTLFSNLTGFLDHASIISPQKRREVVAYYVYANRWDFKQRIHVNTSRILDGTRLDLAKQLTLNDFFEDQREIFEGVLNRTAVLFYTAQLDALFPAVKIYESFRMLQWRGSEMFKEAQRVPWYRNNKPSLGLLGYLKKVDRLMYATVLFGGHRISLDCTAAVKELYDHFLKFVKSRNESPPISQQKV